ACATCGGCCTGGGTCCGCAGCCCTGTTTCAGCAACAGCGTGGTGGAGCTGTCGCTGGGCGCCGGAAGCCGCCTGACCCATGTGATGGTCCAGGAAGAGGCGCAGCAGGGTGTGCACGTTTCCACCACCGGCGTGCGACTGGGGCAGGGGGCCATTTGTGATTCATTCATCCTCAACGCCGGCGGTCGCCTGGTGCGGCGCGAGGTGCACACGGTGTTTGCGGACACGGGCGGGGAGTTCCGCATCCAGGGCGCCTATCTGGTGCATGGAGGCCAGCACAGCGATATCACGACACTGATCGACCACCGCAGTCCCGGCTGCACCAGCCACGAGGTGATCAAGGGCGTGATCGACGGCAACGGCCGCGCGGTGTTCCAGGGCAAGATCCACGTGGCTCCGGGCGCGCAGAAGACGGACGGGTACCAGCTGAACCGCGCCCTGCTGCTGTCAGACGCCGCGGAAATCGACAGCAAGCCCGAGCTGGAAATCCACGCGGACGACGTGAAATGCAGCCACGGCGCCACAGCAGGCGAACTGGACGACCAGGCGCTGTTCTATCTGCGCTCCCGCGGGATTGACGAAACCACCGCTCGCCACCTGCTGGTCCAGGCCTTCCTGGCCGAGGTGGTGGACGGGATCCGGGATGAGAATATCCGGGCGGCTATCAGCGGGGTTGTTGGCAGGCATATGGCAGGATAGGCAGGTTACCTTTTCCCGTTTTCTGTTCTGCCCCCCGTCCGGAACAGATCCCCTACATGCAGAATATAGAGGGTGCGGTCAGTTTCCTTTTCCAGCACGAAGGTGCCT
Above is a genomic segment from Pseudomonadota bacterium containing:
- the sufD gene encoding Fe-S cluster assembly protein SufD encodes the protein IGLGPQPCFSNSVVELSLGAGSRLTHVMVQEEAQQGVHVSTTGVRLGQGAICDSFILNAGGRLVRREVHTVFADTGGEFRIQGAYLVHGGQHSDITTLIDHRSPGCTSHEVIKGVIDGNGRAVFQGKIHVAPGAQKTDGYQLNRALLLSDAAEIDSKPELEIHADDVKCSHGATAGELDDQALFYLRSRGIDETTARHLLVQAFLAEVVDGIRDENIRAAISGVVGRHMAG